In a single window of the Bradyrhizobium sp. ORS 285 genome:
- a CDS encoding tripartite tricarboxylate transporter substrate binding protein — MTDHRVGRLVLMLASLGLAIVGAIPGAARAEYPDRPIKLVVPFSPGGGTDLIARTLAKPMAAKLGQSIVVENKAGAGTIIGSDAVARSQPDGYTFLIATLAHSVNPSLHAKLPYDTEKAFAPVTLIGTYQNILVVKPESPFQTVDDIIKAAKANPGKYTYASQGIGTSAHLAGELLNNLAHIELTHIPYKGAGPALTDVLGGQVDMMFASSAAVSGFIASKSLRPIAVTGAKGQTQVPGVPSVEETVPGYVFDSWYGLYVPAKTPKPVVDKLLEAVKFAAQDPDFLKRAQDEGLLMRVGTPEELDAYVKADTVRWRKVVTENKIKPE, encoded by the coding sequence ATGACAGATCATCGCGTAGGACGACTCGTCTTGATGCTGGCGAGCCTGGGACTGGCCATCGTCGGCGCAATCCCCGGAGCGGCCCGGGCCGAGTATCCCGATCGACCGATCAAGCTCGTGGTTCCTTTCTCGCCCGGCGGCGGGACGGATCTGATCGCGCGGACGCTGGCGAAGCCGATGGCTGCGAAGCTCGGCCAATCGATCGTGGTGGAGAACAAGGCCGGCGCGGGCACCATCATCGGCTCGGATGCCGTCGCCCGAAGCCAGCCGGATGGCTACACGTTCCTGATTGCGACGCTCGCCCATTCGGTCAATCCGAGCCTTCACGCCAAGTTGCCCTACGACACGGAGAAGGCGTTCGCCCCGGTCACGCTGATCGGCACCTACCAGAACATCCTGGTCGTCAAGCCGGAGAGCCCGTTCCAAACCGTCGATGACATCATCAAGGCAGCCAAGGCAAATCCCGGAAAGTACACCTATGCCTCGCAGGGCATCGGGACGTCGGCGCATCTGGCGGGCGAGCTTCTGAACAATCTTGCTCACATCGAGCTGACGCATATCCCCTACAAGGGCGCGGGCCCTGCATTGACCGATGTCCTCGGCGGACAGGTCGACATGATGTTTGCTAGCAGCGCCGCAGTGTCCGGCTTCATCGCGAGCAAGAGCCTGCGGCCGATTGCCGTCACTGGCGCCAAGGGGCAGACCCAAGTGCCGGGCGTCCCCAGTGTCGAGGAGACCGTGCCCGGCTACGTGTTCGACAGCTGGTACGGGCTCTACGTGCCGGCGAAGACGCCGAAACCCGTCGTCGACAAGCTGCTCGAGGCCGTCAAATTCGCCGCGCAGGATCCGGACTTCCTCAAGCGGGCGCAGGACGAAGGCTTGCTGATGCGGGTCGGGACTCCTGAAGAACTCGATGCCTACGTCAAGGCGGATACCGTTCGCTGGCGCAAGGTCGTGACTGAAAACAAGATCAAACCGGAATAG
- a CDS encoding IclR family transcriptional regulator, translating to MAADHSYDSLNRSLERGIAILRAFKPGVADLGNAEIAERTGLAKATVSRLTQTLVNGGLLQRDPGRRVYRLAPAVLSLAHAMRLSSPMLSVVAPLLRAEASRRRVNVGLAAADQDMMVYLESFRYHPRLTHRTVVSGQRIPVELTSLGRAYLWALEPSAREREYAAIAKRRPKNYKRLIREIERSFTELDKLGYCAVGWQPGVVAVATTLPFGAGEPHVMNMSIGSVEPLEEASHRLAPWLLDLKRRCLNRLEHAVTSELS from the coding sequence ATGGCGGCCGACCACAGCTATGACAGCCTGAATCGCTCGCTGGAGCGAGGCATCGCGATATTGCGGGCGTTCAAGCCGGGCGTCGCCGATCTCGGCAATGCCGAGATCGCGGAACGCACGGGGCTTGCCAAGGCGACCGTCAGTCGGTTGACGCAGACGTTGGTGAACGGAGGGCTGTTGCAGAGAGATCCGGGACGCCGGGTCTACAGGTTGGCGCCGGCTGTTCTCAGCTTGGCGCACGCGATGCGTCTCAGCTCGCCGATGCTGTCGGTGGTCGCGCCCCTGCTGCGGGCCGAAGCATCGCGGCGTCGCGTCAATGTCGGGCTGGCCGCAGCGGACCAGGACATGATGGTCTATCTGGAGTCGTTCCGCTACCACCCGCGACTGACACATCGGACGGTGGTGTCGGGCCAGCGCATCCCTGTCGAACTGACCTCGCTCGGGCGCGCCTATCTGTGGGCACTCGAGCCCTCCGCCCGCGAACGTGAGTATGCCGCGATCGCAAAACGGCGCCCGAAAAACTACAAGCGGCTCATTCGCGAGATCGAGAGATCCTTCACGGAGCTAGACAAGCTCGGCTATTGCGCGGTCGGCTGGCAGCCAGGAGTCGTGGCGGTGGCGACGACGCTGCCTTTTGGCGCAGGTGAGCCGCACGTCATGAACATGAGCATTGGGAGCGTCGAGCCACTCGAAGAGGCCTCGCACCGCCTGGCGCCATGGCTGCTCGACCTGAAACGCCGATGCCTCAATCGGCTCGAGCATGCAGTCACATCGGAACTGAGCTGA
- a CDS encoding enoyl-CoA hydratase/isomerase family protein has translation MDSDIVLKTISDGIATVTLNRPDKRNAMSDEMRSSLIEVLEEIAADKSVRALVLTGAGKGFCAGGDVAGMKRRMEAPAGEVGFNGWARQQRVHRTQMLLHTMPKPTIAAVNGAAAGLGADTALACDFVIASPFAKFVWSYILRGLIPDGGGMYFLPRRVGLPKAKELIFTGRQVGADEAVKIGIIDRMSSPETLLTDAQAWARELSAGSSTAIALGKAILNRSFETEANNIFASGSQAQGICYTSSEHREQVLAFLAKSSN, from the coding sequence ATGGATTCGGATATCGTTCTGAAGACTATCAGCGACGGCATTGCGACCGTGACGCTAAATCGCCCCGACAAACGCAATGCGATGAGCGACGAGATGCGCTCGTCGCTCATCGAGGTGCTTGAGGAGATCGCTGCAGACAAATCGGTTCGCGCGCTCGTGCTTACGGGGGCCGGCAAGGGGTTCTGTGCCGGCGGCGATGTCGCCGGCATGAAGCGGCGGATGGAGGCGCCGGCGGGCGAGGTCGGATTCAACGGCTGGGCGCGCCAGCAACGCGTGCACCGGACCCAGATGTTGCTCCATACCATGCCCAAGCCGACGATCGCCGCTGTGAACGGAGCGGCGGCGGGGCTTGGCGCGGACACGGCGTTGGCGTGCGACTTCGTGATCGCGAGCCCCTTTGCCAAGTTCGTGTGGTCCTACATCCTGCGTGGTCTCATTCCGGACGGCGGAGGCATGTACTTCCTGCCACGGCGCGTTGGACTGCCGAAGGCGAAGGAACTGATCTTCACCGGTCGGCAGGTCGGTGCTGACGAGGCGGTCAAGATTGGCATCATCGATCGCATGAGTTCGCCCGAGACGTTGCTTACGGATGCGCAAGCCTGGGCACGCGAACTCTCCGCGGGGTCGAGCACTGCCATCGCGCTCGGCAAGGCCATTCTCAACCGGTCGTTCGAGACAGAGGCCAACAACATCTTTGCGAGCGGAAGTCAGGCGCAGGGCATCTGCTACACCAGCAGCGAACATCGCGAACAGGTCCTCGCATTCCTCGCCAAGTCGAGCAACTGA
- a CDS encoding serine hydrolase has product MKSVADAIEAQWIDVQPDVNLSNWRQSPQNHRAFHHLPCEVATARVRAGSKGARFPGSSESIDAFSLRLPNGSSMGLEPFLAATSTDAMIVLHDGRLVYEAYRNGMEPNSRHIAMSATKAVIGLLTEILAADGAIKLERPVTDYVPEVANSPYAAARARDLLDMRVAVLFDATQEKSYSRSVGWEPPGDPKTDIRSFLSRLSGPAWRCGGGFAYHSANTDLLGWVIERATSAKVQDLLSEKLWAAIASDDAELTLDWDGFARSAGGLCATIRDLARLGQVVCLDGSSGSAQIFPNHIVHGLATGGDRKAWSSGQWGESFAPISRSMSYRSGWYTVDTDPEILFAMGIHGQNLLVDRKNRIVMAKFSSWPQPVDGRTTWLTHAAFDEVRRCLPPSR; this is encoded by the coding sequence ATGAAAAGCGTTGCTGACGCCATCGAGGCGCAATGGATCGACGTCCAGCCGGATGTGAACCTGTCGAACTGGAGGCAATCGCCTCAAAATCATCGTGCGTTCCATCATCTCCCGTGCGAAGTCGCAACAGCACGCGTTCGCGCCGGTAGCAAAGGAGCCCGGTTTCCTGGCTCATCCGAGTCCATCGATGCGTTTTCGCTCCGGTTACCGAATGGCTCGTCCATGGGCCTCGAGCCGTTTCTGGCGGCGACGTCGACCGACGCCATGATCGTGCTGCACGACGGGCGGCTTGTTTACGAGGCTTATCGCAACGGCATGGAGCCCAACTCGCGCCACATCGCGATGTCCGCGACCAAGGCTGTCATTGGGCTGTTGACGGAGATCCTGGCGGCGGATGGAGCAATCAAGCTCGAGAGGCCCGTTACCGATTATGTGCCGGAGGTCGCCAACTCGCCCTACGCGGCCGCGCGCGCGAGGGACTTGCTCGACATGCGGGTCGCTGTCCTTTTCGACGCGACGCAGGAGAAGAGCTACTCACGATCGGTTGGATGGGAGCCGCCCGGGGATCCCAAGACAGATATCCGGAGCTTTCTCTCCCGGCTCAGCGGCCCGGCTTGGCGATGCGGGGGCGGCTTCGCCTACCATTCCGCAAACACCGATCTGCTTGGATGGGTCATCGAGAGAGCAACCTCCGCAAAGGTGCAAGACCTGCTATCCGAGAAACTATGGGCTGCGATAGCCAGCGATGATGCCGAGCTCACACTGGATTGGGACGGCTTTGCCCGCAGCGCAGGTGGGCTCTGTGCGACGATCCGCGACCTGGCGCGGCTCGGACAGGTGGTTTGCCTCGACGGTTCCTCCGGCAGCGCGCAGATCTTCCCGAACCACATCGTTCATGGTCTCGCAACCGGCGGTGATCGCAAGGCGTGGAGCTCCGGCCAGTGGGGTGAATCGTTCGCTCCCATCAGCCGAAGCATGAGCTATCGCAGCGGATGGTATACGGTCGACACCGATCCGGAAATCTTGTTCGCGATGGGCATCCACGGTCAGAATCTGCTCGTTGATCGCAAGAACAGGATCGTCATGGCCAAATTCTCATCCTGGCCGCAACCCGTCGATGGTCGAACGACGTGGCTGACACATGCCGCGTTTGACGAAGTGCGCAGGTGCTTGCCACCGAGCCGATGA
- a CDS encoding AraC family transcriptional regulator codes for MSRRPQFFRDRPISDPLTQVVRLLKPRALLWKQFEARGPWAIRYPSLQDTIFVLVTGGSARLQLPGRPTRTMVAGDFLMMTAPEEWMMGDSEETKPIRFQPPQSNPSARSIVTDPSSTAPTFKLLGGRFSFDRTHLGLLKDILPSVVEIGFATSGATRVASLLKMLGTEAWEGRPGSALVIERLLEILLIEVMRDQGEKQANVNPGLLAGLADPQIAACLQALHQDPSRDWTVATLAKAAGASRSVFAQRFSEIVGLPPMQYLLRWRMALAKEMISQGVSISEIAFACGYQSASGFSVAFARHVGCPPSHLRPTQN; via the coding sequence ATATCGAGGCGTCCGCAATTCTTTCGAGATCGTCCTATTTCCGATCCCCTGACGCAGGTCGTCCGGCTCCTCAAACCGCGCGCGCTGCTCTGGAAGCAGTTCGAAGCGCGAGGCCCATGGGCCATTCGCTATCCTTCGCTCCAGGACACGATTTTCGTTCTGGTCACGGGGGGAAGCGCCAGGCTTCAGCTTCCTGGCCGACCGACGCGCACGATGGTCGCCGGCGACTTCCTGATGATGACGGCGCCTGAAGAATGGATGATGGGGGACAGCGAGGAGACCAAGCCGATCAGGTTTCAGCCTCCTCAATCCAACCCGTCGGCACGGTCGATCGTCACTGATCCATCGAGCACGGCTCCCACATTCAAGCTGCTGGGCGGCCGCTTCTCGTTCGACCGCACGCATTTGGGACTGTTGAAGGACATACTCCCATCCGTGGTCGAGATCGGTTTTGCCACATCGGGCGCAACACGCGTGGCGTCGCTCCTGAAGATGCTCGGCACGGAAGCGTGGGAAGGTCGACCGGGGTCCGCCCTGGTCATCGAACGTCTGCTGGAAATCCTGTTGATCGAGGTCATGCGCGATCAGGGCGAGAAGCAAGCGAACGTGAACCCCGGCCTGCTGGCCGGTCTTGCCGATCCGCAGATCGCCGCATGCCTACAAGCCTTACACCAGGATCCGTCCCGGGACTGGACGGTCGCCACGTTGGCGAAGGCCGCCGGCGCATCCCGATCGGTATTTGCGCAGCGCTTCAGCGAGATCGTCGGCCTACCGCCAATGCAATACCTTCTAAGATGGCGGATGGCGCTGGCCAAAGAAATGATCAGCCAAGGGGTATCGATTTCGGAGATCGCCTTCGCCTGCGGCTATCAGTCGGCGAGCGGTTTCAGCGTCGCTTTTGCACGCCATGTCGGTTGTCCGCCTTCGCATCTGCGTCCAACACAGAATTGA
- a CDS encoding D-2-hydroxyacid dehydrogenase family protein yields MAVLDDFQNVARSLADWSSLEPRATTTFFNDNVTGDVLVARLRPFDVIMLIRERTKLPASLIAGLPNLKLVVTAGMRNLGIDVAGCTARGIPVCGTDTGSSSTAELAFGMLLALSRNIVVEDRALREGRWQTRMGHAVKGLTLGILGLGRLGAQMAGYGRAFGMDVIAWSQNLTPADAAAAGAEFVEKDDLFRRSDFISLHVVLSERTRNIVGAAELARMKPSACLINTSRAGLVDEAALIAALTEGRIAGAALDVFDVEPLPPDAPILSAPNTLLTPHLGYAARDSYKTYFSQAVEDIAAWLDGQPIRVLTA; encoded by the coding sequence GTGGCCGTGCTCGACGATTTTCAGAACGTTGCGCGCTCGCTCGCCGACTGGAGCTCGCTCGAGCCCCGTGCCACGACGACGTTCTTCAACGACAACGTCACGGGGGACGTGCTCGTGGCGCGATTGCGGCCGTTCGACGTGATCATGCTCATCCGCGAGCGGACCAAATTGCCGGCGTCGCTGATCGCTGGCCTGCCCAACCTCAAGCTGGTTGTCACCGCTGGCATGCGCAATCTGGGCATCGACGTGGCCGGGTGCACGGCGCGCGGCATCCCGGTCTGCGGCACCGATACCGGCAGCAGCTCGACTGCCGAGCTGGCGTTCGGGATGCTGCTGGCGCTGTCGCGGAACATCGTGGTGGAGGACCGCGCGCTGCGCGAGGGACGCTGGCAGACGCGCATGGGCCATGCGGTCAAGGGTTTGACGCTCGGCATCCTCGGGCTCGGGCGGCTCGGCGCTCAGATGGCCGGATATGGCAGGGCGTTCGGCATGGATGTCATCGCCTGGAGTCAGAACTTGACCCCGGCGGATGCGGCAGCGGCAGGCGCCGAGTTCGTCGAAAAGGACGACCTGTTTCGGCGCTCGGACTTCATCAGCCTGCACGTCGTGTTGAGCGAGCGGACCCGCAACATCGTGGGCGCTGCGGAACTGGCGCGGATGAAGCCGTCGGCTTGTCTGATCAATACGTCGCGTGCCGGGCTCGTGGACGAGGCCGCCCTGATCGCCGCCCTGACGGAGGGCCGGATTGCGGGCGCAGCGCTTGATGTGTTCGATGTCGAGCCGTTGCCGCCGGATGCGCCGATCCTGTCGGCGCCCAACACCTTGCTGACGCCGCATCTCGGCTACGCCGCGCGCGACAGCTACAAGACCTATTTCAGCCAGGCGGTGGAGGACATCGCCGCCTGGCTCGACGGCCAGCCGATCCGGGTCCTGACCGCCTGA
- a CDS encoding tripartite tricarboxylate transporter permease: MDILSNLSFGFGHALTLNNLLFCAAGCTIGTLVGLLPGLGPLATISLLLPLTYSLPTDGALIMLAGIYYGAQYGDNVSAITMRMPHASSIIACIDGYEMTLKGKTGLALFTAGISSFIGGTIATIVLASLAPPLSQVALMFGPTEYCALVLLGFLCVSLVTTGSVLDGLSMCLVGVLLGLVGTDVNTGTLRFTMGLPQLYDGIALVSLSLGCFGIAEITKNLDKDRQTSPFRGEIKLIPSWTEFKRIIPSALRGSAAGSLLGLLPGGGPVIAQFAAYAVDKKFSKYRDEIGKGAIEGVAGQAAADEAAARTSFIPLMSIGIPENAVMALMMAAFIINGIKPGPTMIADHPDLFWGLVASMWIGNLFLVVLNVPLVRYWLTVFKIPYSALFPSILFFCCVGTYSVNNSLDDIYTTAFFGVLGYIFFRLSLDPAPLMLGFILGPILEENFRRAMLLSHGSFTTFVEHPISGGILGIVALIFAWQIVAGLVARRRPDKTSSSEPNRTAPATTRPAETYQA; encoded by the coding sequence ATGGATATCCTGTCCAATCTCTCGTTCGGCTTCGGTCACGCGCTGACGCTTAACAACCTGCTGTTCTGCGCCGCCGGCTGCACCATTGGCACGCTGGTAGGCCTGCTGCCGGGCCTCGGGCCGCTAGCGACGATCAGCCTGCTACTGCCGTTGACCTACTCATTGCCGACCGACGGCGCGCTGATCATGCTGGCCGGGATCTATTACGGCGCCCAATACGGCGACAATGTCAGCGCCATCACGATGCGGATGCCGCACGCGTCCAGCATCATCGCCTGCATCGACGGCTATGAGATGACGCTCAAGGGCAAGACCGGTCTTGCACTGTTCACGGCGGGCATTTCCAGCTTCATCGGCGGCACGATCGCGACGATCGTGCTGGCATCGCTCGCGCCGCCCTTGAGCCAGGTGGCGCTGATGTTCGGCCCCACCGAATACTGCGCGCTCGTGCTGCTGGGCTTCCTCTGCGTCAGCCTCGTGACGACCGGGAGCGTGCTCGACGGCCTGTCGATGTGCCTCGTCGGCGTGCTGCTCGGCCTCGTCGGCACCGACGTCAATACCGGCACCCTCAGGTTCACCATGGGCCTTCCTCAGCTGTACGACGGGATCGCGCTCGTCAGCCTGTCGCTCGGCTGCTTCGGCATTGCCGAGATCACCAAGAATCTCGACAAGGACCGGCAGACGTCGCCGTTTCGCGGCGAGATCAAGCTGATACCGAGCTGGACCGAGTTCAAGCGCATCATCCCGAGCGCGCTCCGCGGCAGCGCCGCCGGTTCTCTGCTCGGGCTGCTGCCGGGCGGCGGTCCCGTCATCGCTCAGTTCGCGGCCTACGCCGTCGACAAGAAATTCAGCAAGTACCGCGACGAGATCGGCAAGGGCGCGATCGAGGGCGTTGCCGGACAGGCGGCAGCCGACGAAGCGGCTGCGCGAACGAGCTTCATTCCGCTGATGAGCATCGGCATTCCGGAGAACGCCGTGATGGCGCTGATGATGGCGGCCTTCATCATCAACGGCATCAAGCCCGGACCCACCATGATCGCGGATCATCCGGATCTGTTCTGGGGGCTGGTCGCGAGCATGTGGATCGGAAATCTCTTCCTCGTCGTCCTTAATGTTCCGCTGGTCCGTTACTGGCTGACGGTCTTCAAGATTCCCTACAGCGCGCTGTTTCCTTCCATCCTGTTCTTCTGCTGCGTCGGTACATACAGCGTGAACAACAGCTTGGACGACATCTACACCACGGCCTTCTTCGGCGTGCTCGGCTACATCTTCTTCCGGCTCAGCCTCGATCCTGCGCCCTTGATGCTTGGCTTCATCCTCGGACCGATCCTAGAGGAGAATTTCAGGCGCGCAATGCTGCTCAGCCACGGCAGCTTCACGACGTTCGTCGAGCATCCGATCAGCGGAGGCATTCTCGGGATCGTCGCCCTGATCTTCGCCTGGCAGATCGTGGCCGGGCTCGTGGCGCGGCGCCGACCGGACAAGACGTCGAGCAGCGAGCCGAACCGGACAGCGCCAGCCACCACGCGACCCGCCGAGACATATCAGGCTTGA
- a CDS encoding tripartite tricarboxylate transporter TctB family protein, which yields MTINRDLAKGLSLLAIALFFGLQARGYSLGTLGRAGPGMFPLVVSALLFLVGLAIVIRALIINGDALAFRARNIALVAAGLLSFVLLSEHVNMLVGLVAMVLITSYAASDFKLSRALALSAVLASVALAMKLGLGLQLPLY from the coding sequence ATGACGATCAACCGAGACCTGGCGAAGGGGCTAAGCCTGCTCGCCATAGCCCTGTTCTTCGGCCTGCAGGCTCGCGGATATTCCTTGGGGACGCTAGGCCGTGCGGGACCTGGCATGTTTCCGCTCGTCGTGTCTGCCCTGCTCTTCCTGGTCGGCCTCGCGATCGTCATTCGCGCCCTCATCATCAATGGGGACGCACTCGCATTCAGAGCGAGGAACATCGCACTGGTGGCCGCCGGCCTGCTCAGTTTCGTGCTGCTCTCCGAACACGTGAACATGCTTGTCGGCCTCGTCGCCATGGTGCTCATCACTTCCTATGCGGCCTCGGATTTCAAGCTGTCGCGCGCTCTTGCGCTGAGCGCCGTGCTCGCGTCCGTCGCGCTGGCGATGAAGCTTGGCCTCGGACTGCAGCTCCCGCTCTATTGA